CAGTGCTGTAATTGTCTCAATAAACCAAACCATTATGTTTCTGTTTGAAATTGTTGCAGCATGGAAAAGTCTTTCGAGattgatgagttgaaatttgtCAAAAAAGTGGATAATGTTGAGAGTGAACAATCTCAAGAAGTCAGTTCTTTTGCTTTAGCTTCTGGTTCATCTTTGTGGTTGTAGCACTGCTTAACTATAACTAGCTGGTATTCATAGCTAACTTTGCATTTTGTCGTCCAGATATTGCAGTCAAATTCAGAGATGCTCTCTTTAGAGCATAATGCTTACGGGGACGTGCAAATGCTTAAGAGGGAGCTTAGCTTTCTCTACAAAGAACGAGAAGATTTGTTGATCCAAATTAGAGAGTTAGATTCAAGATCGGAACTTTCTACTGACCTCCAGGTTTCATCCAAAAACATTATTTgctgaagaaaattatttttaaaagaatagaaAACATCCCATGCAACTTGAGAAAATGCGAATATACCTATTTTTTTGAACGATGCAAGTGCTTTCCTTGGCAGAATCTTAGTGACCAACTTCTTCTTATGACGAAGGAAAGGGATAAACTGATATCTCAGATTGAGGAGCAGCAGAGACAGGTCATTGAAATGGAATTTCGCAAGAAGCATTGCAATGACATGGTAggttcaaaatttttcttcttatttattGTCCAAAATGTCTGAGAATGCTTGTATGATGCGTGCATTGCCAGTTATCTGAGGCAAAAGCCCAAGTGGAGGAACTGAATACGAGAATTTCCAGCATGGAAGTTAAGATGCACAAGGTAAGTTTCTTCCTGCTTGAAATTATTGGGCTGCTAGCATTTTATCAGAATCATAAATAAAGCCATAACCTAGTGCATTGGTACCAACAAAGTAGGGTTCTGGGGAGGCTGGCCTAgataagattttatcattttcatttttgcatGCACTGGCCGCTTTAGAAAATTGAGCTTGTACACCTACACTTACGACCTTAGACAGACATACTGTTGCACTGAACATTGGCCTGTTGCTTTTTATTAGAAATAAAGATGGAGTTCTTAAAATATGGTGTAATTAAACTTTGTCCCCTTGTGGTCTGTGATGCATTACCTGCATGTGGTAAGATTAAACTGAAAAAACAACATATGAGGTGCAATATGACCTCATAGTCAGACGACACATTGATGACTACTTCCATGCCATCCCACACTTTACCCCCAACAGCCTTATGTTTGCTTGAGATTATTTAGTGAAATTTTCATGTGTAAACCATGAATGTGAAGCTGTACCAAATCcgctttttctcttttttataaaGGGATTTCTGTTTGGACCAGCTAGGAGTGTTTCATGGACATTATGAATGTGACACATGGTTGCATCTCTGACAGCTGTACTGACCACATGATTTTCTGCATCTTGCCATGATGGGATACAGGGAGTACCTTAGACGTGCAAATAGATATAGTCATTCAGGATTTTATTCAGCCCATtagttttatcttattttccatTTAGTTTCTTCTACACCTTCAGACAAACTGTCCTTGAAAGAGAAACATGCGCATGCACTTTCTTATAAAGATTTACTTAACAGGATGAAGTCGACAACAGCAAGGAGAAGGCAAAGCTTAGAATGAGACTCAGAGGGACGCAAGCAAAGTTAGATGCCTTCCGTAGCAGATACAGGGAAACAATGGAGGAGTCGGATCTCATGAACAAGAGATATGAGGAGGCAGCAGGAAAACTTAAGGACCGGTTGGCTTCAAAAGGAATCGAGGTCCTCAACCTCAAGAAGCAGCTTGCTGCTGCCATTGGGCAAGGAATGGAAATTAGATGAACTCCACGATTCCATATTATTTATGCAAAAGTGGTAGGGGAGCTCAAGACTCAGGAAGTATCTATTGTTCATTTGTTAACGTATTTTTTTGGTTCTGAAATAGATGTCTTGGAAGAGAATGCAATATGTAACGTCGTAATTATTAGGCTTTATAAGGGGTTATCTAACGTTTTCCATGCAAGTATGTAATTTCTTGTCTAGTTTATTGGTACAGAAAAAGGCACCGGTTAGAATAATACTATTATGCTGTCTCATTTTGTTCActcatacatttatttatttatttttacatttttttcttttacttactgattaaaaaagtgattattagtgtattgatatttttttattttttaaaaatatttaaaaatattaaaaaaatatgaataaaaaaataaaaaataaaattttgcttAAGGGGCACGCTGCGGCACCCTAGTAGCACTCAAGCAGAAAACTGCAAGATATCCACAATAAGATTTTTGTTGCCTAAGAAGCTTAATGAGAATTATAATCATCAATGGATTAGCTATCCGCTTAATAGATGTTATTTTCATCTGAGGATCGTGCAAGGAGGTTTTAGCCATTTGGCTGGTGATAGGCAGGAAGAAGCAGCATCCCCATAATTTGCGTAACGATTGATTAAACATATGCTGTTTATTCATTATTCCTAATTGCTTCCGTGTGTTGAATTGTTGACAGCTTTTCAGCTAGACAAcattaatttacatgatcattCCCAAATTCAGTAGCGTAGTAGTATTATACCTGCCGCGCAAGAGGTTACACTGAGCGAGTGtaatcataaatttcaaaatttctccaCGCCAACCTCAAGCCTTACAATAACTGACAGATAACTGTATAGTTCCTAAATCAAAATGCTTGTTTCTCAAAGCAATGCACTCAATCTTACATGCACTCGTTGAAAATCAACCAATTGAgcactaatttttcttttttgatattGTCATATTGTTAAAAATGAAGGGGTTCACAAGATATTATACTTTGCCTCCAGAGCAGTTGTAATCATCGCAATACAGTAGGCAGCACTCAGAGGGAAACCAGAAACTGCAAAAATAGATATAGTTTAttagaaacagaaaaatatttggagaaaattcttattttggataggttatgaaaaaagaaacattCTTGTAATTAATTGATTTACAGGTGTAAGTTTAACTTtgcaaaaaatatatctttagaAAAAAAGCACTCAGTGCACAAATTacaataaggaaaaatatttatatcagcctactatttatcacacactcaacacacttagtgtattgagttaaaaaaaaaaaaaaaaaaaaaatttgaatgcatgGTGTATGGAGAGTGTAGGCTGATATCTTGCATTACTCTTACAATaataacaaagaaatataaaccTCAAGGTTGAAGGCATAAATTCTCAAGtatctttttaaaacaatggtTATAACAGAACACTTTCAGCTTGGTACCTAGAGGTTACAATAGGggacaaaaattataataactcaAATGAGCCACATCTAATTTTCTTACTCAGCCAGTAATGCATTTGTGCACAATTAATTTCTCCCAAATTCTGCTGTATGTGTTATAGCATTCAGTAGGAAGTTTAAAACAGTTAAAATTCTCCCAAGTTCTGCTATGTATTATAGGCATTAGGCACATCACACAGTTAAAATTTTGTCTTGAACTGGAATCCTGATGGTTGCATGGGTCCCAATTCCCAAGGATGACATCTTTTGTTAAAGAAGGACAATGAGCTGCATTTCTATCCGTAGGCTACACTATCGACATGCTTAATAGGGAGTGGGTTTTCTTAAAGCAATATGAATACTGAGAcctaaaagaaaacaataaatgaAGTCATTCATTTACCAAAAGTGATGCTGAAGAACATGGAGACAGGACATTAGcaatcacattttctttttctgatgGGGGGGAGAAAGGACACTAGTAATCATATAAAAAGTAATGGGGCTGAAACTTATACAAAAACGTGACGATGGACAAAGAAAGCAATGTAGGACACGCTTACTTGATATAAAATCATTTGCATACTCCTTATCAATTTTCCCATGGGCCATTGCACCAACCTGCAAACTCAAGAGTATAAGAGAGACAATTTTGTCAGGTCGGATATGCATGCCTTTGTTAGTGTGAAGTTGTAGTTATTATAAGCTTACCACAAACACAATGTCAGCGTCACTAACAGCAGAAGCCACATATTGGTTTATATTAACCAATTTATCTGAACTATGTGATAGTCCTGTATTGAAGAAGAACATAAACATCGTTTCTAGTAATGGAGCAGATGACACAGAAACACTCATACAACATTATCTTACCTATTCTGCGAGAGTTGATGGGTAGATACTGGGTTACAGGGTTCTTGATCACACGTAGAAGTTTCTCACGCTTACCAACAGCAGTAATACTCAGCTTTTGTAGCAGCTGCACTGTAAGGTAGCTGAAAATAGTAAACAAAACGCACACACACTCCCAAGCTTATAGACCCAGGTAAGGTAAAACTGATTGAACTTACACATGATACCAGCGAACCGCTTAAATGTCCTTGGAATACGAACATAGGGTTTAACTTCAATAAGGACACCTTTCTCAGTTCTCACATACACAGCTCGCAACCTTCCACTCTTATTAATCCGGCTATCCAAAATCATTAGCAGAGCCTGAAAGCAACAATGCTTAGGATCATTTATGCTTAGCCGAACTAgcagaagaaacaaaaacaaaataacatgaaataaaGCTAATGGACTTGATGATAATACAGGTCATCTCAAGTTTGAAACAATTGCCTTATCTGAAGATTAATTTTTGGGAGTATATTCACAAAGTGCACGGCAAGAAATAGATAGCCGGGAACTTCATAGAATATATGGCAATGATTGAAGAATAATGCCAGTCAATGAAATGCAAAGTCCACTAACCTGATGAACAATGTCAGGCCTGTAATCAGCAGGATTTCTGTTATTTTTTCGTAAGAAATTGGAATGGTCGTCCGAGTTCAAAAGCTGATAACTCTGTAAACATAAAACTAGttacaaaaacagaaaagttgacaaaatcaatgaaattCGGAAAACAAAGAAATCGCAATAAGCCCTGAGAACCTAGAACCCCACAATACTACTCCAAGTAACCCAAATCGAAACTTTAATCGTTTCGGGAACAAGAAATATTTGGAAGAAGACCCAATAAAGCTCCCAAAGCATTCTGTTAAAACCGTATGCCTGAGAGCCTGAAACCCCATAATAAAGTTCCTCCATaacaaccaaaatcaaatttccATATTTTACTACGTATAAGCCAAATTCCAACTCGAATATAGTTTATTGACCTTCCCAACTTTTGCAACTTCTAAAGAAGCCTTTTCAAGAATGAAGATGACACCGGCTTTGTCGGCATTCTGGTGGCTTGGGGTAATCGGAATACCCTGAAGTTCATTCACtacctccttttcttttccttcttctgcttcttccGCACTATTACTTGTTTTCTCTATCACATCTCTCTTTGCATCTTGCACTGGCTGTTCTGCTACttgttcttcttgttcttcttctctgTCATATACCTCTTCCCTCTTCTTCCGCTTCTTCCCCTTCACCGCATAGGACCGTACCATCCTTTCTTCTACTGCTTCCTACAAAACCTCTGAGCCAGTGAGAGGGTACAGAATGGGAACGGACTGTGGAGATGAAAGAAAGTTATTAGGGCAACCTTTTGAAGTTTTAATGGGCTCCCGAGTAAAGCTGACCCAAGCCCAATAGAAAACGTGTTTTTTTCCCCTCCGAAGTTCTCTCTCCTCCCTAAAAGTACAAAAGTAAAAATTGTAGGATAGAGTAGAGCGAAATATGGGTAAATTTTAGGGtccatttataattatttctgGTTTtctagataaaatttaaattttcctGCGGCTACttccataattttatatattctttatcCTCCTTCGCAATTTTCTGATACCGTCTCTAAAACCCTCCTCTTTGGCCGGGGTCCTGACTCGCTCTGCTTCTCTACCATCTCGTCTCCCTCTTAAACCTCTCTCTGGAGTCTCGGTTTTTCGCTTTCGGAGAACCaccactctcttttctttggCAAAGCAAGCAAAAATAATGGCTTACCAAGGAGGCAGCCTCAAGTCGACCTCCATTAATGGGGTGAAGACGTACACTGTGGCATCCCAGAACCGCTCTCTCGCCTCTTGGCTTGACCCTAAGAAGCAGCGAGCTCTTCGCAAGGACAAAAGTGACCCCTCTACCCCTTCCCTTTCCATTACTtcccaatttatttattttcttttcctctttaatTCTCACGTTGCTTTATATTCTTGGtcatgatttatttttgtttgtatgtttGGATAGTTTAGATTAAAGGAATGTGAATTCAGTTAATTCGAGAAGATTCGCTTAAATCCTGAACCCCGTACTCGATTTGAGAAATCTAGACTCATGCATTCGTGGTTTTTGAGTGTTGCTAGTAATTTGcgttttctttgtttcttatttaaataaaagttccCATGGTAAAAATGTATGCTTGCTCGGGTTTTTAACGcggttattttttatgatttcctGAAACCAGTTGGgcgttgaaaatttaaaaaataaatggattgAATGACGGGTCTATAGCTGTAAATTATATTGGACTATGATATTTGAAATTGGCCAATATATGGCTTCATGTTTTCCAATCGGAAGATATGGCTTCATGTTTTGGATATGATATAGGCCAACATAGGTTCGTTTGTGTTAATTTCATTAaccttcatatttttttattaccctatacttttttttttattggcacctgGTGTCCAAGAACAGCATCCCCGACTAATCCCAAGGGTGCACATGCTCTCGGTAAGGAGTTTTCCACAAGTGCACCTTGAGTAATTCAATGGGAAAATCCTCTAGTCTGATGGCcgctagagattgtttgcactcaaggggatttgaaccttagacctagggagagcatacccccaagcccaagacCTTTACcgcttgagccaacccctaggggtttatTACCTTGTATTATAAATCATGCAAAGATATTACACAGTATTAATACAACCAACATGTACATTAATTGTGTTGATATCTTGTTTCCTCTCATTTACTTTGTTAGATTACATGCAAAGGGTGGACTTGATACAAGATTTAAGGTTTGAAACTGCAACCACTAAGATCAAGGCAACTCCTGATGGGCAGTATCTTATTGCATCAGGTACTTTAGagctcatttttatatttagtcTTGTAAGATGAAAATACTTTGTTTTCatgtaccaaaaaaaaaaggatataaatCCAAGGAATATAACAATTTACAGCATGTACCAATTATGCTCgttcataatttaaatgtaggTATATATCCACCTCAAGTCAAGGTGTATGAGCTAAGGCAGTTGGCATTGAAGTTTGAGAGGCACTTGGATTCAGAGATAATTGACTTTCAGGTACTTTTACATGCCTGCTAAAGACTCTCATTCTCCAGTAGATTTTATACTTCTTCCTAACAATACAATGTAATATGACATTTGGTATCTAATGAGGGCTAAGAAGTGGGGTCAAATGAGTCAGTTCGAGCTGAGCTTTGGATGATTGGGATCGAATTGGCTGGCTGTCCAGTCAGCTAGAGCACAACTCAAGCtttaacttctgcaaaaataaaaaatgagagctcacttggtatttttttatgatgtaaAACCTCACCAAAGTAGGACCCTTTGGATCTACCCATGGGAAGTAAACCCTGGTACGCTATCCATCCTGTCATAACCGTGTATCAGGTACTTCAGAGAAACCTCTAGTATGGATTCAAACCTAGGATATCTGAGTTATCCCAAGCTCACCCTTTGACCATAAGGTTGCACCTTGATGGTAGCTCCCATAAAACGTGTCATAAATACAAGTAGGCAAAATTCCCCAAGAAAGTGAGCCTAGATCCTGGTCAAGCTCTGAATCTTTGGGAACTCCCCACAATTCTACCAAGGTGCTCATTTGTAGGACTAAATGGGGTTTTCAATAATATCTTGGGTCTTGGCTCATGATATATATTTCTCTAACCATGTAGCTTGCTTTTATcctttttgttctatttttgttttctggtTTCTGGATTTTTATACACCACACCTTTGCTCTTATTCTCATAGGTGCGATCCTTGATATGTGGACTGCA
This genomic interval from Juglans regia cultivar Chandler chromosome 3, Walnut 2.0, whole genome shotgun sequence contains the following:
- the LOC109011590 gene encoding ribosomal RNA small subunit methyltransferase nep-1 isoform X2, coding for MVRSYAVKGKKRKKREEVYDREEEQEEQVAEQPVQDAKRDVIEKTSNSAEEAEEGKEKEVVNELQGIPITPSHQNADKAGVIFILEKASLEVAKVGKSYQLLNSDDHSNFLRKNNRNPADYRPDIVHQALLMILDSRINKSGRLRAVYVRTEKGVLIEVKPYVRIPRTFKRFAGIMLQLLQKLSITAVGKREKLLRVIKNPVTQYLPINSRRIGLSHSSDKLVNINQYVASAVSDADIVFVFAGWCNGPWEN
- the LOC109011590 gene encoding ribosomal RNA small subunit methyltransferase nep-1 isoform X1 translates to MVRSYAVKGKKRKKREEVYDREEEQEEQVAEQPVQDAKRDVIEKTSNSAEEAEEGKEKEVVNELQGIPITPSHQNADKAGVIFILEKASLEVAKVGKSYQLLNSDDHSNFLRKNNRNPADYRPDIVHQALLMILDSRINKSGRLRAVYVRTEKGVLIEVKPYVRIPRTFKRFAGIMLQLLQKLSITAVGKREKLLRVIKNPVTQYLPINSRRIGLSHSSDKLVNINQYVASAVSDADIVFVVGAMAHGKIDKEYANDFISISGFPLSAAYCIAMITTALEAKYNIL